The genomic region AGCTCCGTTTTCTAGGCCGAGCTCCCGACCGGCGATGAACTTCCCCTGGCGTCTCGACGGCTCCGGTGATCGCCGGGCCGTCGCCCTGGTGGACGCCGGCGGGAAGCACACCTACGGCGAGCTCGATCGCGCCGCCGATCGGGTCGCCGCGAATCTTCTCGCCGGCCGTCCCGAGCTCGGCGAGGAGCGCATCGCTTTTCAGGTCGCCCCGGGGTTCGCGCACAGCGCGCTGCTGCTCGGCCTCTGGCGCGCCGGCGCCGTCGCCGTGCCCCTCGCCCTGAGCCACCCCACCGGCGAGCTCACCTACACCCTCGGCGACAGCCGGGCCGACCGCGTGGTCGGCGATGACCACCACCTCGCCGGCCTGCACACCGCCGCCGCCGAGCACGGCCTCGAGGTGACCCCCGTGGGAACCCTGCTGGCGGGCGGCGAAGCCTTCCCCGGGGAGCGTCGAGAGCTGGCTCCGGAGCGCCGCGCCCTGATGCTCTACACCAGCGGCACCACCGGCCGGCCCAAGGGCGTCGTCACCCGCCACGGAGCGCTGCGCTGGCAGATCGAAACCCTCCACCGGGCCTGGGCCTGGTCGGCCCGCGATCACATCCTGCTGCCGCTGCCGCTGCATCACACCCACGGCCTGGTCAACGTCCTGTGCTGCGCCCTCGCCGCCGGCGCCACCTGCGAGGTCGCCACGCCGTTCGATGCCGCGGCCACCTGGCGCCGCCTGGCGTCCGGCGAGATCAGCGTCTACATGGCCGTTCCCACCCTCTACGCCAAGCTGATCGCGGCCTGGGAAGCGCTGCCGAGGGACGAGCGGCGGGCGGCCTCCGACGGCGTCCGCAAGCTGCGCCTGATGATCTCCGGCTCGGCGGCCCTACCGGTGCCGGTGCTCGAGCAGTGGCGCGAGATCACCGGCCATACCCTGCTCGAACGCTACGGCATGACCGAGATCGGCATGGCCC from Acidobacteriota bacterium harbors:
- a CDS encoding acyl-CoA synthetase, encoding MNFPWRLDGSGDRRAVALVDAGGKHTYGELDRAADRVAANLLAGRPELGEERIAFQVAPGFAHSALLLGLWRAGAVAVPLALSHPTGELTYTLGDSRADRVVGDDHHLAGLHTAAAEHGLEVTPVGTLLAGGEAFPGERRELAPERRALMLYTSGTTGRPKGVVTRHGALRWQIETLHRAWAWSARDHILLPLPLHHTHGLVNVLCCALAAGATCEVATPFDAAATWRRLASGEISVYMAVPTLYAKLIAAWEALPRDERRAASDGVRKLRLMISGSAALPVPVLEQWREITGHTLLERYGMTEIGMALSNPLQGERRPGMVGQPLPGVEVRLVDEAGATVAAGGGGELEVRGPGVFEEYWQRPEETRRAFRDGWFRTGDEAVWEAGAYRILGRQSTDILKCGGYKISALEIEQALGGHPAIAACAVIGLPDETWGQRVAAAVVLRPDNRLTLDDLRAWAGERLAPYKLPTRLVCLPELPRNALGKVTKPALVASFESPPER